In bacterium, one DNA window encodes the following:
- a CDS encoding tripartite tricarboxylate transporter TctB family protein has product PWVLVVGFMVLSLSLLVQGLRMKAEEEKSRPVLNTPAVWGLVFFGIYLALLPHLGFLISTPPFFLGLMWLAGERRPLFLAGFSVAIPLFVYAVFQHGFQILLPAYAL; this is encoded by the coding sequence TTCCCTGGGTACTCGTGGTGGGCTTCATGGTCTTGTCCTTGTCGCTCCTGGTGCAGGGTCTCCGGATGAAGGCAGAGGAAGAGAAGAGCCGGCCCGTTTTGAACACACCGGCGGTTTGGGGGCTGGTCTTCTTCGGGATTTACCTGGCGCTCCTCCCCCACCTTGGGTTTCTCATCTCCACCCCTCCCTTTTTCCTGGGACTCATGTGGCTGGCGGGCGAGCGCCGGCCCCTGTTCCTCGCGGGATTTTCAGTGGCGATTCCACTGTTCGTCTACGCCGTATTCCAGCACGGCTTCCAGATCCTTCTTCCGGCCTACGCACTCTAG